The Quercus robur chromosome 7, dhQueRobu3.1, whole genome shotgun sequence genome has a segment encoding these proteins:
- the LOC126693127 gene encoding uncharacterized protein LOC126693127, with protein sequence MPCLASHPPKFQFVFDSMAHKAFLTFFVLFFSFSYVLSISADPTTRSLKSKKEDQSVQHLLAQEAMDLRDGDEVFDVGERFIEGRILMDFETSDYRGTGANPGHDPKPPGKA encoded by the exons ATGCCCTGTCTTGCCAGCCATCCACCAAAGTTTCAATTTGTGTTTGATAGCATGGCGCATAAAGCTTTTCTTACATTTTTTgtgctcttcttctctttctcctatGTTCTCTCCATTTCTGCTGATCCTACAACAA GAAGCCTCAAGTCAAAGAAGGAAGACCAATCAGTTCAACATCTACTGGctcag GAAGCAATGGATTTGAGGGATGGCGATGAAGTTTTTGATGTAGGGGAAAGATTTATAGAGGGGAGAATATTAATGGATTTTGAAACTTCGGACTACAGGGGCACAGGAGCAAATCCAGGTCATGACCCAAAACCTCCTGGGAAAGCTTAA
- the LOC126690894 gene encoding uncharacterized protein LOC126690894, whose product MPHALCSITKVCFTYFNLFDNMTLKIFLRFLVLFLAFTFVVSTVARSIKTNKEDPSAHAVQDLQAQDLRDGEELFDVEGRILEFETADYKGPRANPGHDPKTPGKP is encoded by the exons ATGCCACATGCCCTGTGTTCCATCACCAAAGTTTGCTTCACCTATTTCaatttgtttgataacatgacGCTGAAAATATTTCTCAGGTTTTTGGTGCTCTTCTTGGCTTTCACTTTCGTTGTCTCAACTGTTGCTC GAAGCATAAAGACAAACAAGGAAGATCCATCTGCACATGCAGTTCAAGATCTACAGGCTCAG GATCTGAGGGATGGCGAGGAACTTTTTGATGTAGAGGGCAGAATATTGGAGTTTGAAACCGCAGACTACAAGGGCCCAAGAGCGAATCCAGGCCACGACCCAAAAACTCCTGGAAAGCCTTAA
- the LOC126691274 gene encoding pre-mRNA-splicing ATP-dependent RNA helicase prp28-like, translated as MGLKRKPPTSLFDLIEGQPGKGALGKSQSNVPTPPPQPQPVQNRSSPSRSQPQSPRPKLPAPPQSALSLRPEPTSPKRKRSPKGKEHYGWGEISILSRGGRSPASSKTVKDWASRPGERNRCPTRTEFLASCPNAPQGAIDGRCIPEEPWGRRRRLCSRRVREGPVASYRYGRVEEHEDVRGFPQCEEAIQATYRMEEEVKAQSKTVEIERNKRIDAARTLKTSEADLAKAREDLKEATRARDSAKAGLTGAQKQAEEQTRRLLAAEEQLEIAKEQISDLKKKLIKADNAKGVAEWASDKTVRAKTKAEFAKTEAETAKDKAEEEAYKAGVAET; from the exons ATGGGTCTTAAGAGAAAGCCCCCGACCAGCTTATTCGACCTCATTGAGGGTCAGCCGGGGAAGGGTGCACTAGGAAAGTCACAATCCAATGTTCCAACTCCCCCACCCCAGCCCCAGCCTGTCCAGAATAGGTCTTCTCCTTCTAGGTCGCAGCCACAATCTCCTCgccccaaacttcctgctcctCCCCAATCAGCTCTGTCTCTTCGGCCTGAGCCCACCAgcccaaagagaaagaggagtcccAAGGGTAAGGAACATTATGGATGGGGAGAAATCTCAATCCTCTCGAGAGGAGGACGAAGCCCCGCGAGCTCAAAAACAGTTAAAGATTGGGCATCAAGGCCAGGGGAAAGGAATCGATGCCCAACCCGCACCGAGTTCTTGGCTTCCTGCCCCAATGCTCCACAGGGAGCCATTGATGGAAGATGCATCCCTGAGGAACCTTGGGGACGGCGAAGGCGCTTATGTAGCCGACGCGTTAGAGAGGGCCCTGTTGCTTCCTACCGATATGGAAGAGTTGAAGAACATGAGGATGTAAGAGGTTTTCCTCAGTGTGAAGAG GCTAtccaggccacctataggatggaggaagaaGTTAAGGCGCAGAGTAAGACCGTAGAGATTGAGCGCAATAAACGTATAGATGCTGCGCGAACCCTCAAAACTTCTGAGGCTGACCTCGCGAAGGCCAGGGAGGACTTAAAGGAGGCAACCAGAGCCAGGGATAGTGCTAAGGCAGGTTTGACTGGTGCCCAAAAACAAGCCGAGGAACAGACGAGACGCCTACTTGCTGCCGAGGAACAATTGGAGATTGCTAAGGAGCAGATCAgtgatttaaagaagaaactgatCAAGGCAGACAATGCTAAGGGCGTGGCGGAATGGGCCAGTGATAAAACCGTGAGGGCCAAGACAAAGGCTGAGTTTGCCAAGACTGAGGCCGAAACTGCCAAGGACAAGGCCGAGGAGGAGGCTTACAAAGCAGGGGTGGCTGAAACCTAG